The DNA window GAAGTTCATTATATCAAGTGTGCTCGTTCAAATTCATTGACTTGTAGATCCAAGCATGTGCATGTCAAACATAAACCAGGTTACCTTATGTCAAATTCTTCTGATTTCTTTACAGCTTCCTGGGCAGCCTTAACTGCTTGATTTGTCATCCCAAGATAAGAACCAAACCGTCTCTGAAAGGACAaaagatttggccaaaaacaAAGATTAAAAAGTTGCAAAAATCATCAACCAACAAAGAAATAGGAAAAGACGTTGCTTCAAATTTTTTGGAGGAAATGGGACAAAAGGTACATGACAAATATTCACAAACCTTACCATGAAATCCCCAGCATGTATTGCTCCCATTTCCACAGACTGACCCATCTCAAGCTCCAGCTGTTTCACAATGTATTCTTTTGCTCGGCCAATTTCCTTCTTTGTTGCACCATTGGCAACAGAGCAAATTTCTATGTGAAATCCACAGGTTCAAGAAAACTCATTCACGGTACAAGATAATTCAGTATGCATTCAATTTAAACTTAGTCTGTACCCTTTACAGTGCGTGGCTTATCCTCTTGTCTACAAGCAATATACAGGCAGGCAGCCAGTATAGCATCCTGATTTCTCCCTCTACTAGACTTTTGATCTTCTACCTTCTTGTATATCTCATTAGCCCGATCCTTTTAATCATATCATTAAACCAGCCAGTAACAGTAATGTAGCCAAAGAAATTTCAATCaaagaaaagataaataaaGACATGAAGGTAAGAAAGGGACGACAAGAAAGAACAAAGTTCATCCACAAGTCCATGTTAATTATGAATGTGCCCGATATTTCGGCCATGATATGTCCTGAAAGAAGCAAATTCTATGCATGCAACTAGAAAAGCAAGAAGTAAAACATCAAATATCCATAATGTGGGAGGCAATCAAGATGAAAAGGCCATTTAAGAACTCAACTGCAAAAGAATCCTAAAGGACATAGTTGACCAACTTGGCTTGATAAATCAAAACGATAGAAGTTAGGAGCTAAACTTCAGATTACTTGCATCTTAAAACAGAACTAATCATTTCCAAACCTTATTGTCCTGgtaaaaggggggggggggggggggaagcaTTTAGTTTGACATTTATACCACCTCCTAACCCTGCCACCCTAACAACCCAGCcctaaaataaggaaaaaggcAAGAAAACAACTCTATTTCATACCTTAGCCATAACATGGTTTAAGCATAGATCTCGTATAATGTTTTCTCTTACTTGGGCTAAGTTTCAGATAGTATCATTGGCAAAGGCCTAAAAATGCTAtgcagaaaagaaagatagatgGATACTACAGAATATTAACCATTTCTACTCCTAGGATGGAGTATACAAGTAGAAACCAAAATCCACTCATTTTTAAAGAGACGATACATCCAAAAGCAAACATTTTCTTTTGTAAGAGACTAAATATCAAACAAGAGTCCTATGGCCAAAAATGTTAACATGATAATGAAACTAAAGATGAGTGAGACCAGTATACCTTAATTGTTGCAACAAGGCCCAACCTGCAAACAAATTTTAGAGGGTTAGTATTTTAAGAAAGATGACTGACATGATGAATAGACAAAAAGAGGGACAAGATAATGTACATGCAAAGCAATAGACTGCCCAAAACATTGTGCAAGTTGAAAGTCCACAATCAACCATAAAACAATCAATTGACTTGTGGAGAAAAGCAAGCGAATAACTGAATTAATATCCTGAAAACATTACAAAGTTAAAATGAGCAATTACCTGAGATGACAGTACAACATATTGATAAACCTTAGGTACAGGCATAACCCGTGAAAATTGGACAATATAGACTAGTTCATTCCTGTCACTCCATCTTCTCCCTCCCACAATCTAAGCATAACAGGCTTGGATGTTGCAAAACCTAACACCCAACATTGATAAGATAGTACCTTCTTTAACCTTCCAAGGATCAGGTAAACAGCGCTGAATCTTACAATGAAGAATATAAAGCAGATGAAATCTAGAGACACTGGGCTAAACTACAAATTGTGCTGATCGTGACCTAATTCAACAATTCTTCCATCCAagtaaatacaaaaataacagtACAGTGCAACTGCACACATGTGCAACAGTCCTTTCATATCTGTGTAATTTATGTCTGTCCACAAGCACACAAATTGTATGATCAGAATGTCTACCATCATCACAACCGATAGGCTGAAATTCCATTCATTAACTTCCAACTGGAAAAGCACTACTTACCCTCATGACAACGATTTTGCCCCAAATTCTATCTCCCGCACTAACTTCCATAACGGGAATGAAGGATGGTAGGCTCAACAGGTAACCAAAGGACAATTGAAGTAACAAACCAAATCGAACTGACTATCACTTGCACACAGCATGCCTCCATTGTCTTGACATGGTCAATTACCTTTTCCAAAATATCCCTTCATTTCCTTAATACTTTGTATAGATAATCCAAGATTCTCAAAAAGAAAACTTTAACAGTAAATCTCTCCAAAATTTGTTCACAATATTGCAtaaatcaacaaaaaaaaaaaaaaattcactccCAACAATCATCTCACAAATTATTAGAATAAAATGATCCCAAATTTCATTGAATATCACTTTTCCAATTTCTCATGACACCAAAAATTCCCTTTCCCAGTGAGCATAAAATCCAAAATACATCACAATTTTCAACCTAAACCACAACAAATAAATTGAATAACATCCCCAAGAATCCATAAAAATGTCAAATTCCCCACCCAAAATCCAATTTTTCATATAATTCCACAAAAACCAATCCCGAAGATCCAAAAATCACATTACATGCATGAAAATCAAGAAACAGCAAACGACATGCAGTCAGCTAACACTAACCCAATCCCAgaatataaaaacaaaaaattagaaaacaaaaaaaaaaaagaaaactccctgtaatttcacaaacctctcAGACATGGTGGCGATGGTTTTGAAGGCCAATATGAGAGAGCGGTCAGGGTTGGAGCCGCGATTCTGCCACCGCCCAAGTGAAGAAGTCAAGAAATCACTGGTAGACCCATTGGGCTTGGAGATCACGGTGGACAATCCGCCGTCGGTCAGTAACGGATTACTGGGACCGCCAACTCGAACCGGGTCATTGTCCCCTGACTCATTCGCAAAAGTTCTCCACTCCGAAGTCTCATCGATCGAGTGGGACTCCAAAACCAAACCGCACTCCGAACAAACCATGTCCCCGGCCGAATGGTCGAACACCACTTCCGTACTCTTCTTACAGTCCGAACAATACGCATCCGCCATAAAAGAGAAGAAGAGGGAACGGAAAGAgcttttttgcttttctttttttttttgggttccttATTTCTATCTGGATATATCTGTTTATCTGATTTTTGTTACCATTAATTGAGGAAGAAAACTGGTGGGATTTTGGTGCTACTATTTTTTTATACAGAAATGGAAGCCCAGTGTGTGTACTGTGTGAGAATTGCTTTTTGTATGTTTGCTTGTTTGCGGGTTGGTTTCGTTGTTTGTTAGGAGATGGAGGGAGCGAGGGAGGGAAGAGTGACGTTTCAGGTTTGCTTTTCGGGAAGGGATCAATTAACAAATTTTCGACGTGCTTAATGGTGGTTAACTGGTTTTATACCTGTGCCGGGGTGGCCCCCGCCGGTGGATTTTTGTGACAGGAGGACGTGGGCCGGTGTGGGTATTTGTGGAAAAATATCTATACCATATACAGTTGAGGAAGGAATTTGGAATTAACATTGGAGTTAATATTTATCTTTactttgtaaatttttttttatccttataaaaattatttttattttaactgTCTAAAACTACTCAtgactatttttatttttaactatTTAAGTACATGTTTTTAACATAACAACTTCTTCTTTAGTAATAaaagtttatttaaaatatataatcataactattattcatttttttattacaCACATATTAGGCGTGCATTGAGCACTAGTACCAATAGTACCTCACATTTTGAGGTTGTTAACTTTTAGTCCTTCATGTATAAAACAGAACATTCTAACCGtatgtttggattgtgaattattagagatatttttactgtagcactttttgtgatgtgatgtatgtgagataaaaaggtaattgagaaggtaaaaaggtgtattggaaattgtaatgatgatgtaagtaaataaatttggggaaataaaGCCCAATCCAAACAATTACGTTTGGTACGCAAGAATTATCGGAAAGACCTTTTCACCCTGAATAATAGGGAGAAAATTTTATCATTTCAATGTCTAGTACGCAAgtcagaataaaatatttattaatttttcagTATGCAGTAGAATTCATATTTAAATGTCAGAATAGAATACAATTAATGCAAATTTAAGATGTAACTTGTTTTGTTTGTTCTACCATGTTATTTGTTTGTTTACATGGAATCTTGACATTTTTTGCTTACAAAATAATTGATGATtgatattaaaaattttcaattataatatttaattcattttagCATATAGATTTTTATGTTAAAATTTTACATACGCTAGcaatataattaattaattagaaaTGTAAAATATACATTATATGAAGCCAAACAATTATAGtacatttttaaattttattatgtttttattttttatataagatACAAAAAAATTTACACAATTCTTTAAAATTCAAAGAATAAAGTATCTCAAAATATTTGTTGGCTACATTATCAAGTTGTTAAATTTTAGTCCTTGACGTACATACGAAATTAAACTCTTTAATACTAACTCATGATTCAAAATGCATTATTTATTGTCACTAAACTGATTATCTCGCCATAAATTTTGCCCGAGATAATCACTTTTGAGAAGGGTTTGGCTAGAGGTGCCCAATGTTTAATAACAACGTTAGGAGTGCAAGTTTTTTAGACTGTTATTTACAGTAAGTGTTTAAATACGAGAAGAAAAACTACATAAATATGTGCATCTAAATGGTAAATTACGTGTTGATTTGGTAAATTACAGATCCATTTGGCATGACAAAGTCAATATTATGTGCTAAGTGGTGCATGAGTATTGTAAACAAGTGTGTGTATCAAATAAGGAAGCGTGTACCTTACATGGTAGAATGTGATTGGGTATTAATGCAATGGGAAAATCATTAAAAACGTCCCTCACGTTttgtaaaatgatttttttcgtcccttatttttaaaattataattttacgtcccttataaatttatattagttaaatttggtccctacttaGGTTTTCAACTagtttttttgtcaaaattcatTATGTGctttgcatgtgatcattttttaacggcaaaattatcaaatcaaaatttacataatctgatttaTAGTCAtttatatttcacaaaatgaattgtttcgtccctcacattacataaaataaatttttgcatCCCTCATTGACCATGTGTacgaatatttttttttaaaatccatgtatatatctatttgattttacctgaacagtacgaataacatataatatatctctatttgatttcacttaaacAGACTAATTGTAATTATACACATActattcaatatatatatatggatttaaatctaacaattttgttttaaacaaacacacacacatatttatatatatatatatatatatatttgatttcactaTATGAATCTTTTCAATATTTGTAAccttttctcttttggtaataattcatttattgagttgtgTAATAAGGTTATCTAATTAATCGGTCCTAATTCGAATTCTATAGTTACACTAACAAATTGcagtttaaatctgaaatttttactcACCACCTTTAAGACTAATAGTTAAATTTCTTACCTtgtgattgttttaaaatttgaaagtatcaatcacttacttctttttgtcatacttttcctttgtttattttttctgttcaaatttaatttgatataaaccttctttgttttcaattttcgaataaaaggaaatgaacatgaatgaaaaactaacaatttttttaaactatctatttaatttcacctgaacagtatgtaagaggtcttgggttcgagtcctccagcttacactaaaaaaaaagtgaaattaaatagagatatattatatgctattcgtattgttcaagtgaaatcaaatggatatatacataaattttttaaaaaaaattattcatacacatgatcaatgaagaatgaaaaattttattttgtaaaatgtgaagaatgaaaaaattcattttgtaaaatataagggatgaaacaatttattttgtgaaatgtgaggaacaaaaaaatttattttgtaaaatgtgagaaaCTATGGATTGGATtatataaattttgatttgacaattttgccctttaaaaatgatcacgtgcaaggaCCGTGGTGGATTCCGATCGGAAACCtagatagggaccaaatttAATCAATGTAAATTTTTAAGGGACGTAAaagtacacttttaaaagtgagagacgaaaaaagtcattttgcaAAATATGAAAGACATTTTAAACGATTTTTCCTAATGTAATTGATGTTAATTCCATGTACTGTACTTTGATTATTGAGTAACAGTTAGGATTaaatcatgaaaaaagaaaattcctttCTAAGATTACATATTTCTCACTTTCCCAATGTAATGCAATCCACCTTACAATCTGAAattagatcttttttttttttaagatctcagattatttttttttttaagtgtaagtGGGAGTCTTAAACTGAAGACTTCTCACTTACACTCCGCCCAACCAATCCCTCCCCCAAATAAAATATGCCTCCAATTAAATTCATAGATTTGCAGCCTAATGCACATTTAAGGGCATTTTTATCCACAAATCATACTTTTCATACGTTTAATAGAGGTTGCAtttgtctttttcattttttttctccacATATTATATACCATATTGCGCAATGCATACGTATGTCATCTTTGTGCAATGCATCTAAAATGAAGTCTTATGTAAAATTTTAGGTTTAATCTTACtgagaaaaattttaaattcaaattcaaaattttacataattatcattcattCAAGTCTGATAgtgtgtatacactgtcagggTAAGAAACTTTAATCCCAAAAATTATTAGTGGAAAACTACATTAGTTTTATGCAAGTTGTAGACCGTGCAACATTTTGACGTAGGATCCAAGTAATTTAGGTTTGGTGTGGTTGGGAATGAATGAATATCCCGTGTACTAGCAATGTCTTTTATGAGATACAACTCCTTTTGTAGCATCATTCTGAAACCGTTTGGGTTCATATAATTAGTTCTCCAATTGTTTTCAGTGTTATATTTTTGATAGGAGGATAAAGTTATTTCCAAAAGTGTTATAAATCAAGAGATGAGtaataattttaaaacgttAATAAATAGTCTACTTTCCCTTTATTTGTAATTAATCCACAGATTTGTCACTTTTTTTCCTATGGATAAAGAACCCACGAGTCAAGTTGTCTAATTGTATGAATAGATCATGTCATCGTAAGTTCCTTGTTGAAATGCATATTTTTAGTGTCGGTTGTTCTATTTTGTAGTCTTGCAATACAGGATAAGATGACAATCTTTAGAGTTCTAAAAGTaggttcacttttttttttggttggggtGGGGGGAAAGAAAGGATTTCTTAACTGTCTCCTTACAACATTATCTGAGTGCTTTTAAGGGAGAAATTGCAGTTTTAGCCCGTAACATTTGGACCATATATCAAAGTGGGTAGTAAAAttatgaagaaaatgaatcTAGTCCTTAAAATTTTGGTTGGCTTTTAAAAAAGGATTAACTTGTAATGGATTGACAGAATAATGATTTTTTCACACTAACAATTTTGAATGTATGTCACATGTACATGATTTAAATTCATATTCTGTGATATAATCTGAATCTGTTTGTTAAAAAATCTTTACGCTGACAATATATAAAAATGTTattctttaaaaaaatcattttcataaaaaaatgcATCCATAATTACACATTCAAAAAACTCAATAATTATTAAGATACACCTAAAAAAATAACactaacacacacacacacacattaaCATCCCTTTTCTCACCACTAACTCCATCTCCCTCACCCCTCCAACCCAACACTCCCTTCAACACTATACTGCAGTCGCCTCCCATTCTCCCACTTTCCTCAAATTGGAGGAGAGAGAGTGCGGGttgaaggagagagagagagagagagacaaaaaCATGTTTAAAGTTTTCTAACCTAAAaacatttttaaaatacttCAAGAAAAAGGATAATTAAATACAGTTAGGACAAAAATTAATCTAATTattaatgtttttaattttgACCTAAAACAGATAATtggtgaaagaaaaaaaaaagaccactAAATTGTGACTCACAACTGCATAGAATTGGGAAATAAGATAATTGGATATTGTTACTAGTAGTTAAATGGCTTCCATCACATTATCACTTTAATCTAAAGTGTCAATGGGTTATGAGTAGGTTTTGAAACCACACAAGTGAAATGGATCAAGACACCCACCCACAGGGCAATTTGATTCTTAACctttttttgaatttcaattATATAACATTTAATTTGTTACACTTTATAATGATTTCAATGTAAAGCTTTATATTCTAACTAGTTTTGACGGACTATTGATTAGTGTAATCCTATTCATTCATGAATTCCTCAATTTTGACACTGAATTGAAGCTTCAACATTAGAATATCCACTTTTATAAGTAAaaacgtttttttttttactattattcgagggaggtttctaaaaaaaTCTCGAGGatgctagatttttttttccggaGATGATAAACCTAATCTATCCTATACTAAGGGGAAGAGGACGGACCTAAGGAGGCCCAGAAATAACTCGGAGGGGACTGAACCACTACCGGACCAGATGGGTGCACAGCACACTCGcctgaattttttttgaaaacaaaCCAC is part of the Coffea eugenioides isolate CCC68of chromosome 6, Ceug_1.0, whole genome shotgun sequence genome and encodes:
- the LOC113772873 gene encoding transcription initiation factor IIB-2 isoform X2 — encoded protein: MLYCHLRLGLVATIKDRANEIYKKVEDQKSSRGRNQDAILAACLYIACRQEDKPRTVKEICSVANGATKKEIGRAKEYIVKQLELEMGQSVEMGAIHAGDFMRRFGSYLGMTNQAVKAAQEAVKKSEEFDIRRSPISIAAAVIYIVTQLSDNKKPLKDVSVATGVAEGTIRNSFKDLHPHLPKIIPSWYALEEDLKNLCSP
- the LOC113772873 gene encoding transcription initiation factor IIB-2 isoform X1, giving the protein MADAYCSDCKKSTEVVFDHSAGDMVCSECGLVLESHSIDETSEWRTFANESGDNDPVRVGGPSNPLLTDGGLSTVISKPNGSTSDFLTSSLGRWQNRGSNPDRSLILAFKTIATMSERLGLVATIKDRANEIYKKVEDQKSSRGRNQDAILAACLYIACRQEDKPRTVKEICSVANGATKKEIGRAKEYIVKQLELEMGQSVEMGAIHAGDFMRRFGSYLGMTNQAVKAAQEAVKKSEEFDIRRSPISIAAAVIYIVTQLSDNKKPLKDVSVATGVAEGTIRNSFKDLHPHLPKIIPSWYALEEDLKNLCSP